Below is a window of Halogeometricum rufum DNA.
ACCACAGGAACCCGTTTCATGGTCTTCGACCACGACGGGCGAGTCGTAGCGAACGCATACCAGAAGCACGAACAGATCTACCCCGAACCGGGGTGGGTCGAGCACGACCCCGAGGAGATATGGGAGAACACGCAGGCGGTGATGCACGACGCCCTCGAAGAGGCCGGCGTCGACGCCGAGCAGTTGGAGGCCATCGGCATCACCAACCAGCGCGAGACCACCCTCATCTGGGACCGCGAGACGGGCAAACCAATCGCCAACGCCATCGTCTGGCAGGACCGCCGGACGACCGACCGCATCGAGACGCTTCAGGACGAGGGCAAAGAGGAGTGGGTCCGCGAGAAGACCGGCCTCGAACCCGACGCGTACTTCTCGGCGACCAAGGCCGAGTGGTTGCTCGACAACACCGACCAGATAAAACTCGCCCGCATGCGTCCCGACGACGTCCGTGACCGCGCCGAGGACGGCGAGTTGATGATGGGAACCATCGACTCG
It encodes the following:
- a CDS encoding FGGY family carbohydrate kinase, whose translation is MTEDTYVGAIDQGTTGTRFMVFDHDGRVVANAYQKHEQIYPEPGWVEHDPEEIWENTQAVMHDALEEAGVDAEQLEAIGITNQRETTLIWDRETGKPIANAIVWQDRRTTDRIETLQDEGKEEWVREKTGLEPDAYFSATKAEWLLDNTDQIKLARMRPDDVRDRAEDGELMMGTIDSWLIYKLTGNHVTDVTNASRTMLFNIHEMDWDDELLEEFDVPAELLPEVRPSSD